One Variibacter gotjawalensis genomic window, AATCGCGCGCTCTGCCATGCCAAATTCTGCCGTCACCTTATTGTTGACGAGCACGTAGAGTTCGCGGGCCGCGAGGCTGGCACTGCCGCGTGCCAACAGGCTTTCGGGCGCGACGAAAAACGGCGACTGTATACTGCCGTCGGCGTGCATCTCGGAGAACGATTTCGAACCGGCCGCCACATCGATGTGCACCGGCGGGAAGAAGCCCGGAATGCTCGACGACGCGAGCAGAACATTGCGCACGAGCTGCACAGCAGCGTCACGCATGTCGGCATCCTTCGCACGCGAAGCGATTGCGCCGATATTCCAGACTACCATCCGGCCGGCGTCGAGATTCGTCGTCGTGACAAGGAGGCGGCGGCCTTTCGCATGCTCGGCCGCAATCGCAGTGAGCATGTCCGCAGAGACACTGCGCTCGATCAACTTCTTGAGCGGCCACGTGTCGAACAAGCTCTCCGGCGTATTCATCAGCTCGAAGATTTCGCCCGAATGGATCGATGTGTAGTGCGTGCGCAGCGCTTCGTCCTGGCTCGCACCAAGGAAGACGTATGGCGCCATCAGTGCACCGGTCGACGAACCGACAACGAGCGAGAAATCGGGACGATTGCCGGCCAGTGTCAGGCCGGAGAGAACGCCTGCGCCATATGCACCATCTTCGCCGCCGCCCGAGAGCGTAATCCAAGCACCGATCGCGGTTTTCGTGACTGATGTGAATGCGGCCTCGTCATCCGAAAAGAATCGCGCGTCGGGAAAACCCGGAATGGCTGCGAATTTCTGGTCTTCTTCCGTGAAGGCGACGCGCTCGAGGTTGGGCTTAGGCTCAACCTTCGCGGCTTCCTTCTTCTTCGATCGCGACGGCGCAGCGAGCGCCGGATTTGCCGCGATGGCGAAGCCGGAAATCAGCAATGCGGCAACGCCGCGTCTGCTCGGTGCAAACGAGTTCGAAGACATAGGACAGCTCCGTTCACCTAACGCTTTTCAGCGGTCCACGTTCCCGAGCACTCGCCGCCTCGCCAAGAGCCGCCGCCGCTCGTGCCGTTGAGGCGCCCGGTACCGTTGGCACTTTGGCTACCGCGGCTGACGCGGACCGAGATCGCACCGTTCGCCTGAACGCGGCCCGAAACCTGGAAGCTTGCTTGGCCCGCATAACCGACGACGCCGTTAGCGATGCGAACCGGGTAGCGGTAAGCGCGGTCACAGGAACCTTTGTCCGTCGTGATCAGCACGCTCCAATTTCCGTCGTAGGTTTGTTTGGCTTGCGCGACGGCCGCGCCGACCAGCAGCGTCGTTGCGACGGCCGCAAGGGTGA contains:
- a CDS encoding patatin-like phospholipase family protein translates to MSSNSFAPSRRGVAALLISGFAIAANPALAAPSRSKKKEAAKVEPKPNLERVAFTEEDQKFAAIPGFPDARFFSDDEAAFTSVTKTAIGAWITLSGGGEDGAYGAGVLSGLTLAGNRPDFSLVVGSSTGALMAPYVFLGASQDEALRTHYTSIHSGEIFELMNTPESLFDTWPLKKLIERSVSADMLTAIAAEHAKGRRLLVTTTNLDAGRMVVWNIGAIASRAKDADMRDAAVQLVRNVLLASSSIPGFFPPVHIDVAAGSKSFSEMHADGSIQSPFFVAPESLLARGSASLAARELYVLVNNKVTAEFGMAERAIHSVLARSITVAMKAGLRGEVMRIGQVAQRQDLPLRLAVVPPSFNVQARGMFDPDYMKALFEHGVAAGRDGQAFGNSAMAALRMASGG